In Eriocheir sinensis breed Jianghai 21 chromosome 10, ASM2467909v1, whole genome shotgun sequence, the following proteins share a genomic window:
- the LOC126996488 gene encoding very-long-chain (3R)-3-hydroxyacyl-CoA dehydratase hpo-8-like, translating to MPPKPKQEASISSPGNVYLVFYNVFLSLGWLIVLIQTLHHLIYEGGSIKGLWESTSTVLKIFQTLAIMEVIHAAVGLVPSSVAMVIPQVTSRLVILWPILCTVDKTHSSFGLPMLLIAWSVTEVIRYAYYFLSILKHVPSILTFLRYTLFIVLYPVGVTGEMLCLYAALPTVAKTKVYSIAMPNALNFTFDLHSTLIIFALLYIPVFPMLYMHMFAQRKKVLGGKSKKD from the exons ATGCCACCCAAGCCAAAGCAAGAAGCCAGTATCAGCTCCCCCGGGAATGTCTACCTTGTATTCTACAATGTTTTCCTAAGCCTGGG GTGGCTCATAGTTCTCATCCAGACCCTTCACCACTTGATCTATGAAGGCGGGAGCATCAAAGGACTATGGGAGAGCACGAGCACGGTCCTAAAGATCTTCCAGACACTCGCTATCATGGAG GTCATACATGCAGCGGTGGGCCTTGTGCCATCCAGCGTGGCCATGGTGATCCCTCAGGTCACCTCCCGCCTCGTCATCCTCTGGCCCATCCTCTGCACCGTTGACAAGACTCATTCCAGCTTTG GTTTGCCAATGCTGTTGATTGCCTGGAGTGTGACAGAGGTTATTAGATATGCTTACTACTTCCTCAGCATTCTCAAGCATGTTCCTTCCATTCTCACCTTCCTAAG GTACACCTTGTTCATCGTGTTGTACCCAGTGGGTGTGACTGGTGAGATGCTGTGCCTGTATGCTGCCCTGCCCACTGTGGCCAAGACAAAGGTCTACTCCATTGCCATGCCCAATGCACTCAACTTCACCTTTGATCTGCACTCAACTCTCATCATCTTTGCACTCCTCTATATTCCAG TGTTCCCGATGCTGTACATGCACATGTTTGCCCAGAGAAAGAAGGTTTTGGGAGGCAAATCCAAGAAGGATTAG